The Prosthecobacter vanneervenii genome has a segment encoding these proteins:
- a CDS encoding protein kinase domain-containing protein produces MPEQPPAPPPEAAASCCAVCGARVRPSAPCSQCLMRLATACDESVLLDALQGRRFGDYELLAEIARGGMGVVFRARQISLEREVALKMIIAGELAGEEALRMFRVEARAAANLHHPNIVPVYEIGEHEMQNYFTMRYVPGGQTIAEWAEPHREKFHEIAAAMAKVARAVAHAHERGILHRDLKPSNILWDPSGEPQVTDFGLAKLLDDTGGKATSTGMLLGSPCYMAPEQVGGQVDKITTATDVYGLGAILYELLSGHPPFTGKSVLDIARQIHENSPKNLTAVPLDLRTVCVKCLAKKPADRYATAQALAEDLERFVKGEPVTAVPLRRAERVWRWAQRKPALALLAALCSVSIIAGSTGILWQWRAATRANKAQAAALERMHWQDIDEWVDRGEHARALAYLASLIRANPEHWQAVMYAMSIVDQHDFPVLQGPVIRPAVKLITPACMSLDGLSILTAGEDRAVRLWDVATGRQTAEWTLDSTVTAIGMTAVLNGIFIATEDGALALHSSRGQPLRLRRKYTTPILEMGVSTDQSHLIARSAEGIETWTIAAIVQPPWSIALPDGIKGASLSADGSRLLVWNTRQAAVWDTSSRQAVLHLHAGISFRSGVLAAGGARVAFLDGGFLAKIWDVASGKLVQTVESQLAKSKFLSLDRAGSRLTVAGNANHLTVYDVESGLTVSPLMSHHYAISSLQASPDGSCTVSYGNDDAIHVWDARTGASFMTSISFGLPRKQTHVQPSLDGSSVLVHHRLEGQFDESITVWKGNSQLPPKRHHVPGQRDFNSGRISPDGRLGCLGLNPENRAYVYELATGRVILDKPLMGDVYGIHFSPDHKKCYGVTANGAVYGWDLETGHALWQPNQQPGMIRPSAISPDGARLIAGHNDGHIRVYDTSTGALVLTLAHPGEVKVLRFAPDKSGRFMSGSTDGIAHVWELATGRKLQTFTGHTHTIIAGDWSPDSRFITTASYDSTARVWDVSTGQMTGTPMPHFAWLSHLEFSPDGRRVVTACRDGTARLWNARTGQPLSPQLQQGYTCETVRFTADGATFLVRDHEGFRFWDTENAIPVSIHYPEPVSGGLGMDSENWRAIMTPDGTHVFLGYSINDGALWQVNHPRGKAPPWFADLLETLCLNTLDESKPGGILLGEHVLKLRQLLLQSAPADFHANWAKQVLGMKTTK; encoded by the coding sequence ATGCCTGAACAGCCCCCTGCCCCACCTCCTGAAGCCGCCGCTTCCTGCTGCGCGGTTTGCGGTGCACGTGTGAGGCCGAGTGCCCCCTGCTCCCAGTGCCTGATGCGGCTGGCCACGGCCTGCGATGAAAGCGTGCTGCTGGATGCGCTGCAGGGGCGGCGCTTTGGAGATTATGAGCTCCTGGCGGAGATCGCCCGCGGTGGCATGGGCGTGGTCTTTCGCGCACGCCAGATCAGCCTGGAGCGGGAGGTTGCGCTCAAGATGATCATCGCAGGCGAACTCGCAGGCGAGGAGGCCCTGCGGATGTTCCGGGTGGAAGCACGCGCTGCTGCCAATCTTCACCACCCCAACATCGTGCCCGTGTATGAGATCGGCGAGCATGAGATGCAGAACTACTTCACCATGCGGTATGTGCCCGGAGGGCAGACGATTGCCGAGTGGGCGGAGCCTCATCGCGAAAAGTTCCATGAGATCGCGGCGGCCATGGCCAAGGTGGCCCGTGCCGTGGCCCACGCGCATGAGCGCGGCATCCTCCACCGGGATCTGAAGCCTTCGAACATCCTGTGGGATCCGTCAGGCGAGCCGCAAGTCACGGATTTCGGCCTGGCCAAGCTGCTGGACGACACCGGAGGCAAGGCCACCAGCACCGGCATGCTGCTGGGCAGCCCCTGCTACATGGCTCCGGAACAAGTCGGGGGGCAGGTGGACAAAATCACGACCGCGACGGACGTCTATGGTCTGGGTGCCATCTTATATGAGTTGCTCTCAGGGCATCCGCCCTTCACCGGCAAGTCGGTGCTCGACATCGCGCGGCAGATTCATGAAAACTCGCCGAAAAACCTCACGGCAGTGCCTCTGGATTTGCGTACGGTTTGTGTGAAATGCCTGGCCAAAAAACCAGCGGACCGCTATGCCACAGCGCAGGCACTGGCGGAAGACTTGGAGCGTTTTGTGAAGGGAGAGCCCGTGACGGCCGTGCCGCTGCGGCGGGCAGAGCGGGTGTGGCGCTGGGCCCAGCGCAAGCCTGCACTCGCCCTGCTGGCGGCACTCTGCAGTGTCTCCATCATTGCAGGAAGCACCGGCATCCTCTGGCAGTGGCGCGCAGCCACCCGCGCCAACAAGGCGCAGGCCGCCGCCCTCGAACGCATGCACTGGCAGGACATCGACGAATGGGTGGACCGAGGGGAGCACGCCCGTGCCCTGGCCTATCTGGCCTCCTTGATTCGAGCCAACCCTGAGCACTGGCAGGCAGTGATGTATGCCATGTCCATCGTCGATCAGCATGACTTCCCCGTCTTGCAGGGTCCCGTCATCCGCCCTGCCGTGAAGCTCATCACCCCGGCCTGCATGTCTCTTGATGGCCTGTCAATCCTGACAGCCGGAGAAGACCGCGCTGTACGCCTTTGGGATGTGGCCACTGGCAGACAGACAGCAGAATGGACACTTGACAGCACGGTCACAGCCATCGGCATGACCGCCGTCCTGAATGGAATTTTCATCGCCACGGAGGACGGTGCCCTGGCTCTTCACAGCTCGCGAGGCCAGCCGCTGAGACTCCGCCGGAAATACACCACGCCCATCCTCGAAATGGGAGTCTCCACGGATCAGTCGCATCTCATCGCCCGGAGTGCTGAGGGGATCGAAACATGGACCATCGCCGCCATTGTGCAGCCCCCCTGGAGCATCGCCCTGCCAGATGGCATCAAAGGCGCCAGCCTCTCTGCAGACGGATCTCGTCTTCTGGTATGGAATACCAGACAGGCTGCCGTGTGGGACACATCGAGCAGGCAGGCCGTGCTGCATCTGCATGCTGGCATCTCCTTCCGCAGCGGCGTCCTCGCAGCCGGCGGGGCCAGGGTGGCATTTCTCGATGGCGGCTTCCTTGCAAAGATCTGGGATGTCGCCAGCGGCAAGCTGGTGCAAACCGTCGAGAGCCAGCTCGCCAAGTCCAAATTCCTCAGCCTGGACCGCGCAGGCAGCCGGCTCACCGTGGCCGGAAACGCCAATCACCTGACCGTTTATGATGTGGAGTCAGGCCTGACAGTCTCCCCTTTGATGAGCCACCATTATGCCATCAGCAGCCTCCAGGCCAGCCCTGACGGCTCCTGCACGGTGAGCTATGGCAATGATGACGCCATTCATGTGTGGGACGCACGGACCGGGGCCTCATTCATGACCTCGATTTCCTTCGGCTTGCCGAGAAAGCAAACTCATGTTCAGCCATCTCTGGATGGAAGCAGCGTACTCGTGCACCATCGTCTCGAAGGTCAGTTTGACGAATCGATCACAGTCTGGAAAGGCAACTCCCAGCTACCGCCCAAAAGGCATCACGTCCCGGGACAGCGCGATTTCAACAGTGGCAGGATCAGCCCGGATGGACGACTGGGCTGCCTTGGGCTGAATCCAGAAAACCGTGCCTATGTCTATGAACTCGCCACTGGCCGGGTCATTCTGGACAAGCCCCTCATGGGCGACGTCTATGGAATACACTTTTCACCCGACCACAAAAAGTGCTATGGAGTCACCGCCAATGGTGCCGTGTATGGCTGGGATCTCGAAACCGGCCATGCACTCTGGCAGCCGAACCAGCAGCCGGGCATGATCAGGCCCTCCGCCATCTCTCCAGATGGCGCGCGCTTGATAGCCGGCCACAATGACGGACACATCCGCGTGTATGACACCTCCACAGGTGCCTTGGTGCTGACGCTGGCCCATCCCGGAGAGGTCAAGGTGCTGCGCTTTGCCCCGGACAAATCCGGGCGTTTCATGTCAGGATCCACCGACGGCATCGCTCACGTGTGGGAGCTGGCTACTGGGCGCAAACTGCAGACCTTCACCGGCCATACCCACACCATCATCGCTGGAGACTGGAGTCCGGACAGCCGTTTTATTACCACCGCTTCCTATGACAGCACCGCCCGTGTCTGGGACGTGAGCACCGGGCAGATGACAGGCACGCCCATGCCCCACTTTGCCTGGCTCTCTCATCTCGAATTCAGCCCGGACGGACGGCGTGTCGTGACGGCCTGCCGCGATGGTACCGCACGGCTGTGGAATGCCCGTACTGGACAGCCCCTGAGTCCGCAGCTTCAGCAAGGCTACACCTGTGAAACCGTGCGCTTCACCGCAGACGGCGCCACTTTTCTAGTTCGTGATCACGAAGGGTTCCGCTTCTGGGACACCGAAAACGCCATCCCTGTGAGCATTCACTACCCGGAGCCTGTCTCAGGTGGCCTGGGCATGGACAGCGAAAACTGGCGAGCCATCATGACCCCCGACGGCACCCACGTCTTCCTGGGGTATTCCATCAATGACGGAGCCTTGTGGCAGGTCAATCACCCTCGTGGCAAAGCCCCCCCCTGGTTTGCGGACCTGCTGGAAACCCTGTGCCTGAACACTCTCGATGAGAGCAAACCCGGCGGAATCCTGCTTGGAGAGCATGTGCTGAAACTGCGCCAATTACTCCTGCAAAGCGCCCCGGCTGATTTTCACGCCAATTGGGCCAAACAAGTCCTGGGAATGAAGACAACGAAATAA
- a CDS encoding peptidase MA family metallohydrolase translates to MRHLSVFLLLLFLHAFAVHAQQIDLEKIFEERNLGPVGELYARGDYELVARIGEAAVEKGLKSPDWRILRYKALRELGQHELALDEIGKALVLFPGHFEILMLRHDLARMLGRTDLAQAALTALNDAAKAKPAKDRSAMETVVLGRAALVLGADAQKVAAQYFKVAQGKDAKLEAAYLAEGDLALAKDDEKRAADVFRAGLKAHGETADLRLGLARAFKSSDREKAADSLKKALELNPHHHASHLLRAELLIGGEKFIEAEAAIQQVLDLDEHHPIAWSLRAVVAYLFQADAPKMEAARQQALQRWAQNPEVDTTIGRCLSRAYRFAEGASHLRRALEMDAKYLPAKVQLCHTLLRLGEEDEAWKLAEAIRKEDGYNIQAHNLGMLEKEMGKYITKTFPDFVLKMPQRDWPIYGERALSLLRDAKSVLSAKYGLDLQRPVLVEFFGAQQDFAIRTFGALGGQGMLGVCFGTVVTMNSPGSLAHGRSNWEATLWHEFCHVITLTVTKNRMPRWLSEGISVYEERQRDPAWGMTMNEQHRAMVLNEGKDAQEDDPTLTPISRLSSAFMAPKTQEHLMFAYYESSQVVEYLMDKHGKEKFQGILRDLAGGKRINDALAAHVGDMEALEKDFTAWITARAKSYGAKADWAEPKPEELNPFEPGSLAEYLKKHPTSLHALHHEADTLVQAQKWEQVLPLADRLIELVPESYEDDHSGYALKVQALRQLKRTDEEAAVLRQIAAHSASAQSAYLRLIELDMAAKRWPELKANARRANALNPFLTTPQRALAEACAATGESAEAIAASERLLLLDPAGAAQTHYRLASLLRPTDAPRARRHLLDSLALAPRNREGFAMLQAWKED, encoded by the coding sequence ATGCGTCATCTTTCCGTCTTCCTGCTGTTGCTCTTCCTGCACGCCTTTGCGGTCCATGCTCAGCAGATTGATCTGGAAAAGATCTTTGAGGAGCGCAATCTCGGGCCTGTGGGAGAGCTCTACGCGAGGGGCGACTACGAGCTCGTGGCCCGTATTGGCGAGGCGGCGGTGGAAAAGGGGCTGAAATCCCCCGACTGGCGCATCCTGCGCTACAAGGCCCTGCGGGAACTCGGGCAGCACGAACTGGCTCTCGACGAAATCGGCAAGGCGCTCGTCCTCTTTCCTGGCCACTTTGAGATCCTGATGCTCCGCCATGACCTGGCCCGCATGCTGGGCCGCACCGATTTGGCTCAGGCTGCCCTCACTGCCCTCAATGACGCCGCCAAGGCCAAGCCCGCCAAAGACCGCAGCGCCATGGAGACCGTGGTGCTCGGCCGAGCCGCGCTCGTGCTCGGCGCAGACGCCCAAAAAGTCGCCGCCCAGTACTTCAAGGTGGCGCAGGGAAAGGATGCCAAGCTCGAAGCCGCCTACCTCGCCGAGGGCGATCTGGCCCTGGCCAAGGACGACGAAAAACGCGCCGCCGATGTCTTCCGCGCCGGACTCAAGGCGCACGGAGAGACGGCAGACCTCCGCCTCGGGCTGGCCCGTGCGTTCAAATCCAGCGACCGCGAAAAGGCCGCCGACAGCCTCAAAAAAGCCCTGGAGCTCAATCCCCACCACCATGCCTCCCACCTGCTGCGGGCGGAGCTGCTCATCGGCGGGGAGAAATTCATCGAGGCGGAGGCCGCCATTCAGCAGGTGCTTGATCTCGATGAGCACCACCCCATCGCCTGGTCTCTGCGTGCCGTCGTGGCTTATCTCTTCCAGGCAGACGCCCCCAAGATGGAGGCCGCACGCCAGCAGGCCCTGCAACGATGGGCGCAAAATCCTGAGGTGGACACCACCATCGGCCGTTGCCTCTCCCGCGCCTACCGCTTTGCCGAAGGTGCCTCGCACCTGCGCCGCGCTCTGGAGATGGATGCCAAATACCTGCCCGCCAAAGTGCAGCTCTGCCATACACTGCTTCGCCTCGGCGAGGAGGATGAGGCCTGGAAGCTCGCCGAGGCCATTCGCAAAGAAGACGGCTACAACATCCAGGCGCACAATCTAGGCATGCTGGAAAAGGAGATGGGAAAGTACATCACCAAGACCTTCCCCGACTTCGTTTTGAAAATGCCGCAGCGCGACTGGCCCATCTATGGCGAACGCGCGCTCTCGCTCCTGCGCGATGCCAAGAGCGTGCTCAGCGCCAAATACGGACTCGACCTCCAGCGCCCTGTTTTGGTGGAGTTCTTCGGTGCCCAGCAGGATTTTGCCATCCGCACCTTTGGCGCGCTGGGAGGGCAGGGGATGCTGGGTGTGTGCTTTGGCACCGTCGTCACCATGAACAGCCCCGGCAGTCTGGCCCATGGCCGCAGCAATTGGGAGGCCACGCTTTGGCATGAGTTTTGCCATGTCATCACCCTCACCGTAACCAAGAACCGCATGCCCCGCTGGCTGAGCGAGGGCATCAGCGTCTATGAAGAGCGCCAGCGCGATCCCGCCTGGGGCATGACCATGAATGAGCAACACCGCGCCATGGTGCTCAATGAGGGCAAAGACGCGCAAGAAGACGACCCCACGCTTACGCCCATCTCCCGTCTCAGCAGTGCCTTCATGGCCCCAAAGACCCAGGAGCACCTCATGTTTGCCTACTATGAGTCCAGCCAGGTGGTCGAGTACCTCATGGACAAGCATGGGAAGGAAAAGTTTCAGGGCATCCTGCGGGATCTCGCAGGAGGAAAGCGCATCAATGACGCCCTGGCTGCGCATGTGGGAGACATGGAGGCGCTGGAAAAAGACTTCACTGCCTGGATCACCGCCCGCGCCAAGAGTTACGGTGCCAAAGCCGACTGGGCAGAGCCCAAGCCTGAGGAATTGAATCCCTTTGAGCCTGGCTCCCTGGCCGAGTACCTCAAAAAGCACCCCACCAGCCTGCACGCCCTGCACCATGAGGCCGATACCCTCGTGCAGGCGCAAAAATGGGAGCAGGTGCTCCCGCTGGCAGACAGGCTCATTGAGCTGGTGCCCGAGAGCTATGAAGACGACCACAGCGGCTACGCCCTCAAGGTGCAGGCTCTGCGCCAGCTCAAGCGCACCGATGAGGAGGCCGCTGTGCTGCGCCAGATCGCCGCGCACTCCGCCAGTGCACAGAGCGCCTACCTGCGCCTCATCGAGCTGGACATGGCCGCTAAACGCTGGCCGGAGCTGAAGGCCAACGCCCGCCGCGCCAACGCGCTCAACCCCTTTCTCACCACCCCGCAGCGCGCTCTGGCCGAGGCCTGCGCCGCCACAGGGGAGAGCGCCGAGGCCATCGCCGCCAGCGAGCGGCTCCTACTGCTGGACCCTGCCGGAGCCGCGCAGACACACTACCGGCTGGCCTCCCTGCTCAGGCCTACAGACGCCCCACGTGCCCGCCGCCATCTTCTCGACTCTCTCGCCCTGGCTCCACGCAACCGCGAAGGGTTCGCCATGCTTCAGGCTTGGAAAGAAGATTAA
- the moeB gene encoding molybdopterin-synthase adenylyltransferase MoeB: MPDLSPAELSRYARHLAIPEFGLEGQRKMRGARVLCIGAGGLGSPIALYLAAAGIGGLGLVDPDVVEITNLQRQVLFGQKDLGRKKLDAARDRLADVNPHVDVQVHPELFTAANAMRIAADYDVIIDGTDNFPTRYLSNDVAVWLRKPNVYGSILRFDGQVAVFAPHLGGPCYRCMCPQPPPPGLVPSCAEGGVLGVLPGIIGSLQALEAIKLITGVGQPLLGRLLHVDTLSMRFRTLTLRRDPDCPVCGERPSITQPIDYQGFCGISSAPTSVPSVPSMTVHELKQLRDAGDDHFLLDVREPHEQSISRIAGAVLIPLGQLGERSAELPRDKRILVHCKSGGRSARAVSQLREQGFENVWNISGGIIAWAREIDPSMAEY, encoded by the coding sequence ATGCCCGACCTCTCCCCAGCCGAACTCTCCCGCTACGCCCGTCATCTGGCCATACCGGAGTTTGGCCTGGAGGGGCAGCGGAAAATGCGTGGCGCGCGTGTGCTCTGCATCGGGGCGGGGGGGCTGGGCTCTCCCATCGCTTTGTATCTGGCGGCGGCTGGTATCGGCGGGCTGGGCTTGGTGGACCCGGATGTTGTGGAGATCACCAATCTGCAGCGCCAGGTGCTCTTTGGGCAGAAGGACCTCGGGCGTAAAAAGCTCGACGCCGCGCGGGACCGTCTGGCGGATGTGAATCCCCACGTGGATGTGCAGGTGCATCCCGAGCTCTTCACCGCCGCCAATGCCATGCGGATCGCCGCGGACTACGACGTCATCATTGACGGTACAGACAATTTTCCCACTCGCTATCTCAGCAATGATGTGGCCGTGTGGCTGCGCAAACCGAACGTGTATGGCAGCATCCTGCGCTTTGACGGTCAGGTGGCCGTTTTTGCCCCGCATCTGGGCGGGCCCTGCTACCGCTGCATGTGCCCGCAGCCTCCGCCTCCTGGCCTGGTGCCCTCCTGCGCAGAGGGCGGCGTGCTCGGTGTGCTGCCCGGCATCATCGGCAGCCTGCAGGCGCTGGAGGCCATCAAGCTTATCACTGGCGTTGGCCAGCCGCTTCTCGGCCGCCTGCTGCATGTGGACACCCTGAGCATGCGTTTCCGCACCCTGACCCTGCGGCGCGACCCCGACTGCCCCGTGTGCGGAGAGCGCCCCAGCATCACCCAGCCCATCGACTACCAGGGCTTCTGCGGCATTTCCTCTGCACCCACTTCCGTCCCTTCCGTTCCATCCATGACCGTCCACGAACTCAAACAGCTCCGCGATGCCGGAGACGACCACTTTCTGCTCGATGTGCGCGAGCCCCATGAGCAGAGCATCTCCCGTATCGCCGGTGCGGTGCTCATCCCTTTGGGCCAGCTCGGCGAGCGCAGCGCCGAGCTGCCGCGAGACAAGCGCATCCTCGTACACTGCAAGAGCGGAGGCCGCAGCGCCCGCGCCGTGAGCCAGCTGCGCGAGCAGGGCTTTGAAAACGTCTGGAACATCTCCGGCGGCATCATCGCCTGGGCGCGTGAGATTGATCCTTCCATGGCAGAATACTAA
- a CDS encoding TatD family hydrolase, which yields MYIEPHGHMVSRTTDDYERMALAGCQAICEPAFWAGFDRASAEGFYDYFRQITEYEPKRAAKFGIQHYCWLCINPKEAEDLKLAEDVIALIPQFIDKPGVLGIGEIGLNKNSRNELRIFEQHVQVAQDYDQLVLIHTPHLEDKLKGTRLIVDALKNFPEIKPERVIIDHVEEHTIDHVLDHGFWAGITLYPESKCTPHRAIDMLEHRQAERIWMNSACDWGVSDPLAVPKTMQAMRQRGWSPEMIQRVAWDNPRAFMGQSGKFKM from the coding sequence ATGTACATCGAGCCCCACGGCCACATGGTCAGCCGCACCACGGATGACTACGAGCGCATGGCGCTGGCCGGCTGCCAGGCCATCTGCGAGCCCGCTTTCTGGGCAGGCTTTGACCGCGCCAGCGCAGAGGGCTTTTATGATTACTTCCGCCAGATCACGGAATATGAGCCCAAGCGTGCGGCCAAGTTTGGCATCCAGCACTACTGCTGGCTGTGCATCAATCCCAAGGAGGCCGAGGACCTGAAGCTGGCGGAGGATGTGATCGCGCTGATCCCGCAGTTTATCGACAAGCCCGGCGTACTGGGCATCGGCGAGATCGGGCTGAACAAAAACAGCCGCAATGAGCTGCGTATTTTTGAGCAGCATGTGCAGGTGGCGCAGGATTACGATCAGCTCGTCCTCATCCATACCCCGCACCTGGAAGACAAGTTGAAAGGCACGCGCCTCATCGTGGATGCGCTGAAAAACTTCCCCGAGATCAAGCCGGAACGCGTGATCATCGACCACGTGGAGGAGCACACCATCGACCATGTGCTCGACCATGGGTTCTGGGCAGGCATCACCCTCTACCCCGAGAGCAAATGCACCCCGCACCGCGCCATCGACATGCTGGAACATCGGCAGGCGGAACGCATCTGGATGAACAGCGCCTGTGACTGGGGCGTGAGCGATCCCCTGGCCGTGCCCAAGACCATGCAGGCCATGCGCCAGCGTGGCTGGAGCCCCGAGATGATCCAGCGCGTGGCCTGGGACAACCCGCGTGCCTTTATGGGGCAGAGCGGGAAGTTTAAGATGTGA
- a CDS encoding FkbM family methyltransferase, whose amino-acid sequence MEPLPEISKNQLSGGARLKALIHGFLLHVQVLGLVRGLVVWLRVHVLGQSFEISVQAPGVQTPVMLRAGETDMQVFKKIFLDHEYRLPFQASPMAIMDLGANTGLASLYFRAQFPEALIVAVEPEEGNFAMMQRHLGGLPGVMMVRAAVWSHDGEIFLADPGIGSWGMRVEDQLQNVSGPCSGCLVPAVSMPTLLRHFPGGRVDLLKVDVEGAEKEIFESSAAWIHDIDAIVIELHDRYKPGCSRAFFTAVPSLPCERLIGENFFVWRPASSQVTS is encoded by the coding sequence ATGGAGCCTCTTCCAGAAATCTCGAAAAATCAGCTTTCCGGCGGCGCACGGCTCAAGGCGTTGATCCATGGCTTCCTTTTGCATGTTCAGGTGCTGGGCCTTGTTCGTGGACTGGTGGTCTGGCTGCGTGTTCATGTGCTCGGCCAGTCTTTTGAGATCTCCGTCCAGGCACCCGGGGTGCAGACTCCGGTGATGCTGCGTGCTGGAGAAACTGACATGCAAGTCTTCAAGAAAATATTCCTGGACCACGAATACCGTCTGCCCTTCCAGGCGAGTCCCATGGCCATCATGGACCTGGGGGCCAATACTGGACTGGCCTCGCTGTATTTTCGTGCCCAGTTTCCAGAGGCACTGATCGTTGCTGTGGAGCCCGAAGAGGGGAATTTTGCCATGATGCAGCGTCACCTAGGCGGGCTGCCGGGCGTGATGATGGTGCGCGCTGCCGTATGGAGTCATGATGGAGAGATATTCCTCGCAGATCCGGGTATCGGCTCCTGGGGCATGCGAGTGGAGGATCAGCTGCAGAATGTGTCCGGACCATGCAGCGGCTGCCTGGTGCCTGCTGTCTCCATGCCGACGCTGTTGCGCCATTTTCCCGGAGGTCGGGTGGACCTGCTCAAAGTGGATGTGGAAGGCGCCGAAAAAGAAATTTTTGAATCCAGCGCCGCATGGATCCATGACATCGACGCCATCGTCATCGAACTGCATGACCGCTATAAGCCCGGCTGCAGCCGCGCCTTCTTCACCGCTGTTCCCAGCTTGCCGTGCGAGAGATTGATCGGAGAAAACTTCTTTGTCTGGCGGCCAGCGAGCAGTCAGGTCACATCTTAA
- a CDS encoding LpxI family protein, whose amino-acid sequence MTAPNLDNIALIAGNGIYPETFVAAARKAGVRKLVAAAFTNETKPELAGMVDAIEWFRVGQLGKMISFFKKQGVTQTVMVGQIAPKNLFDLRPDLRTLIMMARLKERNAETLFGGIANELAKDGITLLPATTFLEDLMPKPGHVAGPQIKKRRVEDAEFGFKIAKESSRLDIGQTVVVKNGTVLAVEAFEGTNEAVKRGGALGRGGATMVKVSKPNQDMRFDVPVVGPETIRTAAGAGVDVIAVEAGMTLLLGREEVFRLCLELKVTLLAIG is encoded by the coding sequence ATGACCGCGCCAAATCTCGACAACATCGCCCTCATCGCCGGCAACGGCATTTACCCGGAAACCTTTGTGGCGGCGGCGCGGAAGGCTGGAGTGCGAAAGCTGGTGGCGGCGGCGTTTACGAATGAGACAAAGCCGGAGCTGGCAGGGATGGTGGACGCCATCGAGTGGTTCCGTGTGGGCCAGCTGGGCAAGATGATCTCCTTTTTCAAAAAGCAGGGCGTGACGCAGACGGTGATGGTGGGCCAGATAGCGCCCAAAAACCTCTTCGACCTGCGCCCTGACCTGCGAACGCTGATCATGATGGCGCGGCTGAAGGAGCGGAATGCGGAGACGCTGTTTGGCGGCATTGCCAATGAGCTGGCGAAAGATGGCATCACCCTGCTGCCGGCCACGACATTTCTTGAAGACCTGATGCCCAAGCCCGGGCATGTGGCGGGGCCGCAGATCAAAAAGCGCCGGGTGGAGGATGCGGAGTTTGGATTCAAGATCGCCAAGGAAAGCAGCCGGCTGGACATCGGCCAGACGGTGGTGGTCAAGAACGGCACGGTGCTGGCGGTGGAGGCCTTTGAGGGAACGAACGAAGCGGTCAAACGCGGCGGTGCGCTAGGCCGCGGCGGTGCCACGATGGTGAAGGTTTCCAAGCCCAACCAGGATATGCGCTTTGACGTGCCCGTGGTGGGCCCGGAGACGATCCGCACCGCAGCCGGTGCCGGGGTGGATGTGATCGCGGTGGAGGCAGGCATGACCCTGCTGCTGGGGCGGGAGGAAGTCTTCAGGCTGTGCCTGGAGCTGAAGGTGACGCTGCTGGCGATAGGCTAG
- a CDS encoding type II secretion system protein: MKTKLNHAFTLIELLVVITIIAILAGLAVPTYTAIQTTANQTRGVNNARQIITSMKLFSKEHSSQYPDTVVNPVTGSLAQNANDAFRLMIQERIVSDERIFGCPAGYTPDNSLGAAPDFRQALTPGENHWALTAGQTDTAVGSMPLVFENPASPGWPPQWNANMAGQIAPGRTWPGGKIIIGRNDGSVSVETLSDAKGMVGPKMMAGGVNLFTQASEGIPQRILPVVYSGAGLPPNSQPDTLPPPATEGLPGSQVPVAPTAPGALPPSGL; this comes from the coding sequence ATGAAAACGAAACTAAACCACGCCTTCACTCTGATCGAGTTGTTGGTGGTGATCACGATCATCGCGATTCTCGCGGGATTGGCCGTGCCCACCTACACAGCGATCCAGACGACGGCCAATCAGACCCGCGGCGTCAACAACGCCAGACAGATCATCACCTCGATGAAGCTGTTCTCCAAAGAACACAGCAGCCAGTACCCCGACACGGTGGTCAATCCCGTGACAGGCAGCCTGGCGCAAAACGCCAACGACGCCTTCCGCCTCATGATCCAGGAAAGGATCGTGTCGGACGAGCGCATCTTTGGCTGCCCCGCCGGCTACACCCCGGACAACAGCCTGGGTGCGGCCCCAGACTTCCGCCAGGCGCTTACGCCAGGAGAGAACCACTGGGCCTTGACGGCTGGCCAGACGGACACCGCGGTGGGCAGCATGCCCCTCGTGTTTGAAAACCCCGCATCCCCCGGCTGGCCTCCCCAGTGGAATGCGAACATGGCAGGTCAGATAGCTCCCGGCCGCACCTGGCCCGGCGGCAAGATCATCATCGGTCGCAATGACGGCAGCGTGTCTGTGGAGACGCTGTCGGACGCCAAGGGCATGGTGGGCCCCAAAATGATGGCAGGCGGGGTGAACCTCTTCACCCAGGCCTCCGAGGGCATCCCGCAGCGCATCCTGCCGGTGGTGTACAGCGGCGCAGGCCTGCCGCCCAACAGCCAGCCGGACACCCTGCCACCACCCGCGACTGAAGGGCTGCCCGGATCCCAAGTGCCTGTGGCCCCGACCGCACCCGGAGCGCTGCCTCCTTCGGGACTGTGA